The following nucleotide sequence is from Euleptes europaea isolate rEulEur1 chromosome 3, rEulEur1.hap1, whole genome shotgun sequence.
ttcccccttcctccacagggtgggtgaccttgggtcagtcacagttctctcagacctctctcagccacagctacctcacaaggtgtctgtttgtggggaaggaaggtgattgcaagccactttgagactcttttcgGTAGAGAAatgaggggtataaaaaccaactcttctaagatTTCATAGTAGGTCTGGTATCATAGGACGAGAGGCAGAAATACAGCATAAGGAAGTAGTTTGCATTAGTTGCTTAGGCAACAGTAGTACAAAGTTTGTAATCTGTGTAACTGAATAATGTGTGTGACTGAATAATGCCCAGCAAAATGTCattttgcaaaatgtgcaaaactcAAATGTTCTCAAGGGCATCCTTGTAGAAGGAACAAAGCTGCAGGGTATGGGATCCGCTCAGGAAGAGACTTATATTAGGGATGTCCTTCCTACACTAATTCTTTTTGCCTTAAACAGATATTTTTGCATGCAGTTTGGTTTTCCCTGTTCTATATTCCAAGCCCAATTACATTACTTTGTCTTATTAGgtatctttgctgttagattcaaatgttatATCCTCTCATTTGCTTGCTGAATTTTGTAATCCATTTACTGATTGGCAGAAAAGGTTTTTTTATCATATTGGTAATCAGTCTTGGGACCCAGTGCAAAAGGAAGAATATAAATGAAGATGGTGGTAATACTGATTTTTTCTTCTAGGTGTACCAAAATAATCAATGCAGATTCTGAAGACCCGAAGTACATTATCAATGTTAAGCAATTTGCCAAATTTGTTGTGGATCTCAGTGATCAGGTGGCCCCTACGGACATTGAAGAAGGGATGAGAGTTGGGTGAGTGGATAGAAACAATTTCTTGTTAGATTCTGGATCAGTAACTGAGGATGGAATTTGCAGAACATGCTTTTTAATGTTACTTTTGTTACTGTACAGCTCCAAAGGAAAGATCACTGGGTGTTTTACAAGGAAGTGTACAATGAACCTCAGCAGCTCATAGTGTTAATAAAATGCAGTGTGTTAGACAAAAATATCAAAGAGTGTACAAGGCAGGGATTATAGCCAACAGTTCCTCAGGCTAAATATTACCATGTGGCCAATAATcactttcagaaataaaataagtCTTCACCTGCCTTCTAAAAGCCAACATGGAGGGAGACTTTTGAATAACTGATCCCTGGGCAAGGATTTTTATAATTAGGGTACTTACATCTAAGACTGACAACTAGATCTTGTTGCAACACACTGTTCTTCTGACGGAAAGAGTGCTCAGAAGAGAGCCTCTTCAGGAGATACTTATATCCCAGCAAAGGGATATAAGGGAAGAGGCGCACTTCTGGATATACAGGGTATgtaggctttaaaggtcaacccAGCAGCTCAACCCAGACTGGCAAGCAGTGCAGATCTTTTGGGGTTGCTTGCTCCCTGTGGCCGCTCTGTCTTTTCCAACTAACATTCTGGCTACTGCATTTCTATTACAAGCATTGTAAGCACTTAGTACCAAGTTATAAAATGAATGCTAGCCAACTAGGTCTGTACCTGGTGGCCACTAGGATGGACTGTAAGAACAAATCAGAAATACGTGTTTGGACTTTTTTCTTCTGGAGTACTCATACTCTTAGCAGAAATGTCCTTCCAGCAGAACAGTATATCCTTCCAGCAGAACAGTATAAAGGTGGCAAGGCTAATAACCAAATGTGGACTGGCATCAAATGATTATAATGGGGTAAGAGGCATAATGGCCATATAATTCTGTttcttttaatacatcgctgtgcGGTCCTCATGTATCGTTGCAATTGACTTGTCATGAAAGGCAGCTAAATAACTTGGCTGAGTGAAATGGTTATGGTACTTACATCACTCCTCTTGTATCTCATAAGCATCTTTTTTTTTACCAAGGGTTTTGTGGGGCATTTCAGTCAACTCAAGCACTTTTTCAATTGATTTTTCACAGCGTTGACAGAAACAAATACCAGATCCATATCCCTCTGCCTCCAAAGATTGACCCAACTGTTACTATGATGCAGGTGAGGACCATATCTGTTTCTTTCCACAGGTTTTTTTTCACCTTTGTAATTTAATATCTTCATTGCAACCTGTTACTGTTCTATAGTACTGGTAAAACTTTCTATAGCAAAGATAAAAGGTTGAGTGTACATATCTCTTTGTAATGCAGGTAGAAGAAAAACCTGATGTAACTTACAGCGATGTTGGGGGCTGCAAAGAACAAATCGAGAAGCTTAGAGAGGTGGTAGAAACACCCTTGCTTCATGTAAGTATCAgatggtcccccctccccccacatataGGTTGTCACAGTTCCTTGTAAATAGCTAAGGAATGTAAAACAATTATGTAGTAACATTCCTTCTGGAAAGATTAAGTTGAAAATGGTCAGAATGTGTTCCCATTGCCCGCCTTTGTGGAGGGCATAAGAATTGCCTTGCTGATtcagaacaaaacagaagtccagcggcaaccttaaagactaacaatatttcagTATGAGCTTGTGTGTGCTAGAGCTCACTTCAGATAGAATAGTCCAAAAGTTTGCAGATTCCAGCTATTCCTCTTCCAAAGGTAGTGGGAATGATCTCATAAGTGGTGTGTGAAAGAGACAGCTTTCCCCTATTATTGAGCCCCAGTAATCCATTGTTCCAAAAGATACCATATTTGCTCAAAAGGAAGACAACCTGAATATAAGATGATCAATCCACTTAAGAAATAagtgttttacacacacacaaattattattatacataactgtaacttgtattcAAATATAAGATGGCCCCCTCTCTCTTTTGGATGGTACACCTGggaaaaaacctagtcttgcatttgagtgaATGCTGTACTTCCACTGACTCAATTTGGAGAAAGGTGAAATTATTAGCTGTTCAGAGAAGGGAGCAGTCTTGTGCAACTCTCTACTCGTGTTGTTGACTTGCGCTTGGCACTCGGACGGGTACTTGCTGGTTCCCTCAGACCTGTCTCACCCTTTGAGTTCCCTCTCAGCTTGTGCTCTTCCTCCATGAACAGCAATTCCTTGACAGTTCATGGGTTTGTCACAGTGCTGTTGATCTAGTGTTGTATCAGGCTCCTGCAGGGATGTTTTTGAGCCCAGTGCTAGAACAGGGTCATATCTCTGTGGCATGATGTTTTTAATCCGCTTTGTACAACTTGCTGTTACCTTTTTTTTTGTCCCCCCTGCAGCCAGAACGCTTTGTCAATCTTGGGATTGAGCCCCCCAAAGGAGTGCTTCTCTTTGGTCCCCCTGGGACAGGCAAAACCCTCTGTGCTCGTGCTGTCGCTAATCGAACCGATGCCTGTTTCATCCGCGTGATTGGATCTGAGCTTGTGCAGAAATATGTGGGAGAGGTAATTAAACGGGGATCAAGTTTGAGGCTGGGGGGAGATGAAACATCTTCACAAGAACAGCCTAAATTGTACTTAGCTCTACCTATTAAATATCTTTTTGTGCATAAAAATAGGGTGTGTGTTTCCAATGTGGGTAGTCTTTGTGATGCTGCTTTTCTGTAGTATGGTTGAAACCTGGTCCTGTTGGCCTGTTTTCTTGCTCTGTGAGAGTCCTGGTGTTTGAATTCAGAACCTTTATATTTGTGTGGGTTGCATGTGTTGTGTAATAGTCTCTCAGCACAACTTGGTGGTGGCTTCTGTCTGTTATGACATAGGCTGAATGCAGTTGAAATGATTTCATATGAATTTGTGTATTTGGGCTCTTGAGAGTGCTAAGAGATACTTGGGAAGCTTTAGTGTTTGCCTCAGAGTCTAACCCCCATGATTCTTGGCTTATAGTAAAAGAAAATTGTGTCCCTTTCTCTCCGTATAAATTAGGGTGCTCGAATGGTTCGGGAGCTCTTTGAAATGGCCAGGACAAAAAAGGCTTGCCTTATCTTCTTTGATGAAATTGATGCCATCGGAGGTTTGTATCCACATATGTATTATGCTCATTCAAAATCTGATGCCATATTGAATGcaaatgccccatttttttcaTAATGCAGAAAAAACCATAGTGCCATCCTCTTTCTTCTCTGTGTATCATTATTCTGGAGTGCTTCTCTCCCAACCCCCTCTTCACATAAAGGCTGCTTCCACAGGGGTTACTTGCTCCAAGTTAATTGTTGTAGGGAAGTGGGCTTTTTCCTGCTTTCTCACAGCATCGTATTGCATGCGTGCACCTCCCAGGATTTCCACAGCTTTTCTCCCATCTTTCCCAAACCTTTGCTTACAGTTTTAAGAAAGACCATGGCAAAGCCTGGATGGTTGCTGTGAATTTGGGAGACTTTGGATTTTATCAGTTCCATGGATACAGCAGCACTTTTCCTCCCCTTGGCACTTGgggggctttttgtttttttaaatttgcaattGAATAGAGTTATAACAAtctgtatcaggttctctgaactcccatcttgcatgtttttaaaaatttgtctCTGGTCCCTTTCATGGTGAAAATATAAGAGGAAAGGCGTATCTCAGCAATGAAAAGCGCTAAAGACTTATCTTCATTCTCAAAAAGTGTACTAGTAGTGTCTGTACACTATAGGGTAAAAGGTTATTCAGTTGTTTATTAGCTGCTATCAATAGGTAATTAAATAGATTTGCTTCCAAACGCAAGTAAACGTTAAGTGTTTTGATTTATTTTAGTTTCAGAGTATAGTCATATTGGTCTGccgtagaacagttagatttcaGTAATCTCTGAACACCTTAGAGACCCTTTCATGTAATTAAGAGTTTGTCCGGACTTCACTGAGTTTCTGCATGCTCCCTACCAATGTAAAATCAGTGTGATGGGGAGGGAGCCACACAAAAGGGTCTAGGGAGGAAGTGGTCTCTTGGGGTCAGCTATGCCAGCCTGACATCTTCAAGGAACTAGGAAATCTGGTTGTTGTTCTGTAACCACACGTCTTCCTTGTATgatacttttatttttccttttagaGATCAGTTTTGCTGTTGATAGGCAACACTGGCCTTCACCACCTTTTGAAGAACGTAGCTTGGAATTGTTTCTTGCCAAACGGCTTCTCCTTTCAGTGACACTTAATGTTTTTGCACCCTTTTCTCAGGAGCTCGTTTTGATGATGGGGCTGGAGGAGACAACGAAGTCCAGCGCACGATGCTAGAATTAATAAACCAGCTGGATGGCTTTGATCCGAGAGGCAATATTAAAGTTCTGATGGCAACCAACAGACCCGATACCTTAGATCCGGCACTGATGAGGCCTGGTAGACTGGACAGGAAGATCGAATTCAGTCTACCTGATCTGGAGGTTAGAACAGTTTTGCTTTTGTACTGAGCAAACgtcattcctgttttttaggactGGACACTGAAAATAACTAAGTGCTCCCTGAGAGTTTTTGAATGCAAACAAATATAAAACTGAATTTGATTAAATAGCAAGCCAGGTGCAAGCCTTCTGGCTTTTGTCAGAAATCCTCTTCAGATGTTTGCAGAGCAATTCACTTTATTCTTAACCTCTTAACCTTAACCTGAATCTCTTTTTTTAGGGACGAACTCACATATTCAAGATACATGCTCGCTCAATGAGTGTTGAAAGAGACATACGGTTTGAATTGCTGGCACGACTGTGTCCCAATAGCACTGGTAAGTCATAGCCTACATCTTTCTGTTTCGTGCAGGGGGAATCGCTTAGAGTTGCCACTAAATCCACTTCCCTTTCCTTCAAAAGGTGCTGAAATCCGGAGtgtctgcacagaggcaggcatgtTTGCTATCAGAGCACGAAGAAAAATTGCCACCGAAAAAGATTTCTTGGAGGCTGTGAACAAAGTCATTAAGTCATATGCCAAGTTCAGTGCTACCCCTCGCTACATGACTTACAACTGATCCTGGGCGACTCAAAGGGTCTCTTCGAATTGTTATCCTCATGAAGAGTAATATCCCAAGTAGTAATTTGATGTGTGCGCGACATAACCTAGTTGAGTGTGTAGAAATAAATGGAACATTCCAAGCTACAGGGTGTAAGTTATTTACTAATTCAGCTTTATTGTTGTAGTCAGTAAAGGATGGTGGTTGAGCTCTGTGACCTTTACGTTAATTTCCAGGGGGATGTACACTTAAATCCTTCCCAGTTCTCTGCTTGTGGTTGAAGGTGTGTGGTAGAATATGATGATCTCACTTGCTCCCAGTAGTGTGCATTCACGGTTCAACCAACCataggttttcagggcaagaggtgAGCCTActctgcttagcttacaagatctaGCTAGTCAGAGCTATTCAGGCAGCTCTTACTATGAGTAGTTAGGGACAATTCATTGGCTGATATGCTATCCCCTGCAGTGGGA
It contains:
- the PSMC2 gene encoding 26S proteasome regulatory subunit 7, with the translated sequence MPDYLGADQRKTKEEEKEDKPIRALDEGDIALLKTYGQSTYSRQIKQVEDDIQSLLKKINELTGIKESDTGLAPPALWDLAADKQTLQSEQPLQVARCTKIINADSEDPKYIINVKQFAKFVVDLSDQVAPTDIEEGMRVGVDRNKYQIHIPLPPKIDPTVTMMQVEEKPDVTYSDVGGCKEQIEKLREVVETPLLHPERFVNLGIEPPKGVLLFGPPGTGKTLCARAVANRTDACFIRVIGSELVQKYVGEGARMVRELFEMARTKKACLIFFDEIDAIGGARFDDGAGGDNEVQRTMLELINQLDGFDPRGNIKVLMATNRPDTLDPALMRPGRLDRKIEFSLPDLEGRTHIFKIHARSMSVERDIRFELLARLCPNSTGAEIRSVCTEAGMFAIRARRKIATEKDFLEAVNKVIKSYAKFSATPRYMTYN